The genomic DNA TAATCGCCGTGCGCATCTTTTAGCGCCTTCGCCGTTGCACCGCCACTGAGCCGGAGGTATTTCTGTGCGGTCTGGAGGTTGCTCCAGCCGAAAAGAGACTGGAGAGCGGCTGCTGGCAGCCCACGATAGGCGTGATGACTTGCAGCGGTCGCCCGAAGGCTGTGCGGGTAGCACTTGGACGTCGGATAGCCGGCGGCCTCGAGCACCCGATCGACGCGCCGGTTGATGGAGACGCGCGAGTGTGGCCAGCAGTCGCGGTCGTCGAAGAACTCGCGGACAACGGTCTCGATGAACGGGTCGAAATCGAACGGAATCGCTCGCGCGCTATTCTCAGTCTTGGGCTCCCAACGGTTCTCGACAGCTTCCTCGAGCGTTCCGTAGGTGCCGTTCTCGACAGCAAGGTCTGCTTGCGCGCGACAGTAGCCACAGACAGTACCGTTCTTGCCGTGGTCGCAGGGATCGAAGCGCGGTATTTGGATCTGGTTGGTATCCCAGTCGATCCACGACTCGCGTAGGTGCGCGATCTCTCCCGCGCGCATGCCGAGGCGTCCCGCTGCGACCAGGACGAACAGACACTCGGCATCGTAGGGTTTCGAGAGGTCGTCGGTCGACTCGAGGAGCTGCGTGAACTCCGATTCAGA from Natronorubrum daqingense includes the following:
- a CDS encoding tyrosine-type recombinase/integrase — encoded protein: MVRHSHQDALSESEFTQLLESTDDLSKPYDAECLFVLVAAGRLGMRAGEIAHLRESWIDWDTNQIQIPRFDPCDHGKNGTVCGYCRAQADLAVENGTYGTLEEAVENRWEPKTENSARAIPFDFDPFIETVVREFFDDRDCWPHSRVSINRRVDRVLEAAGYPTSKCYPHSLRATAASHHAYRGLPAAALQSLFGWSNLQTAQKYLRLSGGATAKALKDAHGD